From Panthera uncia isolate 11264 chromosome X, Puncia_PCG_1.0, whole genome shotgun sequence, the proteins below share one genomic window:
- the SPRY3 gene encoding protein sprouty homolog 3, with amino-acid sequence MDAAVTDDFQQILPIEQLRSTHASNDYVERPPVPCKQALSSPSLIVQTHKSDWSLATMPTALPRSLSQCHQLQPLPQHLSQSSIASSMSHSTTASDQRLLASITPSPSGQSIIRTQPGAGVHPKVDGALKGEAEPSAVHPSEHLFICEECGRCKCVLCTAARPLPSCWLCNQRCLCSAESLLDYGTCLCCVKGLFYHCSTDDEDNCADEPCSCGPSSCFVRWAAMSLISLFLPCLCCYLPTRGCLHLCQQGYDSLRRPGCRCKRHTNTVCRKISSGSAPFPKAQEKSV; translated from the coding sequence ATGGATGCTGCAGTGACAGATGATTTCCAACAAATTCTTCCTATTGAACAGCTGCGCTCTACTCATGCTAGCAATGATTATGTGGAACGGCCTCCAGTCCCCTGTAAACAGGccctctccagcccttcccttatAGTGCAAACCCACAAATCTGATTGGTCCCTGGCTACCATGCCTACTGCTCTTCCCCGCAGTCTCAGCCAGTGCCATCAATTGCAGCCCTTGCCTCAGCATCTGAGCCAATCTAGCATTGCCAGCTCAATGTCCCATAGCACCACTGCCTCTGATCAAAGGCTCTTGGCCAGCATTACCCCCTCACCTTCAGGCCAGTCCATCATCCGAACCCAGCCTGGAGCAGGGGTCCACCCAAAGGTTGATGGTGCTCTGAAGGGAGAAGCTGAGCCATCTGCAGTGCACCCCAGTGAGCACCTCTTCATCTGCGAGGAGTGTGGGCGCTGCAAATGTGTCCTTTGCACGGCAGCTCGTCCTCTCCCCTCCTGCTGGCTGTGCAACCAGCGTTGCCTTTGCTCTGCTGAGAGCCTCCTCGATTATGGCACTTGTCTCTGCTGTGTTAAGGGCCTCTTCTACCACTGCTCCACTGATGACGAAGACAACTGCGCTGATGAGCCCTGCTCCTGTGGGCCGAGCTCTTGCTTTGTCCGCTGGGCAGCCATGAGCCTCATCTCCCTCTTCCTACCTTGCCTGTGCTGCTACCTGCCTACCCGTGGATGCCTCCATCTGTGCCAGCAGGGCTATGATAGCCTCAGGCGACCAGGCTGCCGCTGTAAGAGGCACACCAACACTGTGTGCAGAAAAATCTCTTCTGGTAGTGCACCATTCCCCAAGGCCCAGGAGAAGTCTGTATGA